The following proteins are co-located in the Trichormus variabilis 0441 genome:
- a CDS encoding DUF433 domain-containing protein, producing MNEQQLLERITVNPKIFGGKPIIRGRRLAVEHILEMLAAGDTIETLLEGYPWLEREDVLACLVYARRLVGHERIELIPVES from the coding sequence ATGAACGAACAACAACTTTTGGAGAGAATTACAGTCAACCCAAAAATTTTTGGGGGTAAACCGATTATTAGAGGTCGTCGTTTGGCAGTTGAACACATTTTAGAAATGTTGGCGGCTGGAGACACAATCGAAACCTTACTAGAAGGTTATCCCTGGTTAGAAAGGGAAGATGTACTAGCCTGTTTAGTCTATGCTCGTCGACTAGTGGGTCACGAAAGAATTGAACTCATACCTGTGGAGTCTTAA
- a CDS encoding DUF5615 family PIN-like protein, producing the protein MKLLLDTCVWGGVRADLIAAGYDAVWTGDWSEDPGDEEILATAYREGRILITRDKDFGELAIVRGIPHYGILRLVNLSSRQQSLVCLQVLTLYGNELASGAIVTAELGRVRIRPPTNYR; encoded by the coding sequence GTGAAGTTACTTTTAGATACTTGTGTGTGGGGAGGAGTACGTGCAGATTTAATAGCCGCAGGGTATGACGCTGTTTGGACTGGAGATTGGTCTGAAGATCCGGGAGACGAAGAAATTTTGGCCACAGCTTACCGCGAAGGTCGAATTTTGATCACAAGAGATAAGGACTTCGGAGAGTTAGCAATTGTGCGAGGGATTCCCCATTACGGCATATTGCGCTTAGTCAATCTCAGTTCCAGACAGCAATCATTAGTTTGTTTGCAAGTACTTACGCTTTATGGAAATGAATTAGCATCAGGTGCAATTGTAACTGCCGAATTAGGTAGGGTGAGAATTCGACCACCAACGAACTATAGATAA
- the cas10d gene encoding type I-D CRISPR-associated protein Cas10d/Csc3 has translation MTDHDWLSGDFGFDGDGSRTIETEGELLSLKLLREAIQAQNPDDAVMTDFAEYVLPNLLRIAIGVTAKGGKYFDAIDQQREAAGKTKVRRDNAADQSLNTHLLNGLFPANLIERRLQQLDTTVRRVVKERERRLVIAGFILHDFEKFPDVPNDCRKLPLAEHRPIIDAKIRQLGLDKFINPENSEAYQEYIDDLLCMAYNAQSRWDTNWNFSEFGLNPVLRDRTLRQLSGLTLLADSLASIVKHPQDAEHSKLKEVLHFLSDGQLKLTYHSIAENRGVLTNVVNNALIQAHTSLNTDEHTYYEPLLYLPTGVIYLAARHAPPISTEDLPDRVVDNIKSLCAGQLRLRQTGFGRDGKGMKYAEYYNLFFESPGLMQVALDATLRILNPNKDSVAKSRSENLIKFQQQGVLCADYDFKFDDDIRIDQIAEFGDLVSRKIWDETVNRIEDIRKKDKKLPAVPALDLTHKVAEFWNLTAYLPQIREIQHINESLKENKLKGNTGGVPYEWYYLAAKYLEHHPGIESVRETCQQVIQYFTGLISPIISQYKLPDGWDDLRLWVSRVVMLPNTNQEASAKTQVDTFLAELNNYNAAKKPGRGKQLICSISHSAYTVTEQMESAVLFTPQVYTNKQMLGGSNAKRNISSIAGVEMMLRQILMNQTQAVGKRFEDGKYRYLYFYPTYYFTPETNKFLQKAYNGIAQTRFDTSVRNHFISKDLQANLEREKYQSVDAFLIDENLEREKDRTFKLSYPDDQPLTFYFMALPPGRDSTDTESWIMPSWLAFAFPMILDVKTVVSESPIPPFNDGAEFEESVFLDSAPHAFRALVRRDRFRLDYILEGWDDNGIQYPAPLNVLTAAYAIHLDVNARQGKSGYDANWGRFTELAKDFETSPLYVFSYLNRWVRNQGIETARIEKIRLYAYHFYPCFDPYVQYDMDTKTLTVKSESSLNHPKNLTELYRRFYRANKRYNPKSNAVLKPIDIAAETILKAESSVFHGETLVVGVAAEVFRLMDRVHASTAEGRWVMSKREEERQAVLDFAKYFVIEVFEKAFAGDRARLAGRQLNLIRDTCEFLYRLEDDKENAAKEDKNPESDDD, from the coding sequence ATGACTGATCATGATTGGTTATCGGGTGATTTTGGATTTGATGGTGATGGTAGCCGCACTATCGAAACCGAAGGAGAATTACTCAGCCTGAAACTACTACGAGAAGCAATTCAGGCACAAAATCCAGATGATGCAGTAATGACAGATTTTGCTGAGTATGTGTTACCAAATCTCTTGCGAATAGCGATTGGTGTCACTGCTAAAGGTGGTAAGTATTTTGATGCAATTGACCAGCAACGGGAAGCAGCAGGAAAAACTAAAGTTAGACGCGATAACGCTGCTGATCAATCATTGAATACACATTTATTAAATGGGTTATTTCCTGCTAATTTAATTGAGAGGCGTTTACAGCAACTTGATACAACTGTCCGGCGAGTGGTGAAAGAAAGAGAACGGCGGTTAGTAATTGCTGGTTTTATTTTACATGACTTTGAAAAATTCCCTGATGTGCCGAATGATTGCCGCAAGTTGCCGTTAGCTGAACATCGTCCTATTATTGATGCAAAAATTCGTCAATTAGGATTAGATAAATTTATCAATCCCGAAAATTCAGAGGCTTATCAAGAATATATTGATGATTTATTGTGCATGGCTTATAATGCACAAAGTCGCTGGGATACTAACTGGAATTTTTCCGAGTTCGGGTTGAATCCAGTATTGCGCGATCGCACTCTGCGACAACTATCAGGTTTAACTTTGCTGGCTGATTCTCTCGCCTCCATTGTTAAACACCCCCAAGACGCAGAACACTCCAAACTTAAAGAAGTTCTCCACTTTTTAAGTGATGGACAATTAAAGCTTACCTATCATAGCATTGCTGAAAATAGAGGTGTTTTAACTAATGTAGTTAACAATGCTTTAATTCAGGCTCATACTAGTCTGAATACAGATGAGCATACATACTATGAGCCTTTGCTATATCTGCCAACTGGCGTAATTTACTTAGCCGCGCGTCATGCACCACCGATTTCAACCGAAGACTTACCAGACAGAGTAGTTGATAATATTAAATCACTCTGTGCAGGACAATTACGCCTGAGACAAACGGGTTTTGGTCGAGATGGTAAAGGCATGAAATATGCTGAATATTACAACTTGTTTTTTGAGTCTCCTGGCTTGATGCAGGTAGCTTTAGATGCAACTTTACGCATCTTAAACCCCAACAAAGATTCAGTTGCTAAAAGTCGCAGTGAGAATTTAATTAAGTTTCAGCAACAAGGTGTTTTATGTGCTGATTATGACTTTAAATTTGATGATGATATCCGTATTGATCAAATAGCAGAGTTTGGTGATTTAGTTAGTCGCAAAATCTGGGATGAAACGGTAAATCGGATTGAAGATATTCGCAAGAAGGATAAAAAGCTGCCAGCAGTACCAGCTTTAGATTTAACCCATAAGGTTGCAGAATTTTGGAACTTGACAGCCTACTTACCCCAAATACGAGAAATTCAACACATCAATGAAAGCCTGAAAGAAAATAAATTAAAAGGCAATACGGGAGGTGTACCCTATGAATGGTATTATCTAGCTGCTAAATATTTAGAACATCATCCTGGGATTGAAAGTGTTCGTGAAACTTGTCAGCAAGTGATTCAATATTTCACAGGTTTAATTTCACCCATCATTTCACAGTACAAATTACCTGATGGTTGGGATGATTTAAGGCTGTGGGTGTCACGAGTTGTGATGTTACCCAACACGAACCAAGAAGCATCAGCTAAAACTCAAGTCGATACATTTTTAGCAGAGTTAAATAACTATAATGCTGCCAAAAAACCAGGACGGGGAAAACAATTAATCTGTTCAATCTCCCATTCTGCCTATACAGTGACAGAACAGATGGAATCGGCAGTTTTATTTACTCCCCAAGTTTATACAAATAAGCAAATGTTAGGAGGTTCTAACGCCAAGCGCAACATCTCTAGTATTGCGGGTGTGGAGATGATGCTAAGGCAAATTCTAATGAATCAAACTCAAGCCGTGGGTAAACGATTTGAAGATGGTAAATATCGCTATCTTTATTTTTACCCGACTTATTATTTCACACCAGAAACCAACAAGTTTTTACAGAAAGCATACAACGGTATTGCTCAAACTCGTTTTGATACTAGCGTCCGTAATCATTTTATCAGCAAAGACTTACAGGCGAATTTAGAGCGAGAAAAGTATCAAAGTGTCGATGCTTTTTTAATTGATGAAAACTTAGAACGGGAAAAAGACCGGACATTTAAACTGTCTTATCCTGATGACCAACCTTTAACATTTTACTTCATGGCATTACCACCAGGACGAGATAGCACCGATACCGAATCTTGGATAATGCCTAGTTGGTTAGCGTTTGCCTTCCCGATGATTTTAGATGTTAAAACTGTGGTGTCTGAGTCACCAATTCCTCCTTTTAATGATGGTGCGGAATTTGAAGAAAGCGTATTTCTGGATAGTGCGCCTCATGCTTTCCGTGCATTAGTCAGACGCGATCGCTTTCGTCTAGATTACATCCTGGAAGGTTGGGATGACAATGGCATTCAATACCCCGCACCTCTGAATGTGCTTACCGCCGCCTATGCGATTCACTTGGATGTGAATGCTAGACAAGGCAAATCTGGTTATGATGCCAACTGGGGTAGATTTACGGAACTAGCAAAGGATTTTGAAACTAGTCCTCTGTACGTTTTTTCTTACCTCAATCGTTGGGTACGTAACCAAGGAATAGAAACAGCACGCATCGAGAAAATTAGGCTTTATGCTTATCATTTTTATCCTTGTTTTGACCCTTATGTGCAGTATGATATGGATACAAAAACATTGACTGTGAAATCAGAATCGAGTCTGAATCATCCGAAGAATTTAACAGAGCTTTATCGCCGTTTTTATCGAGCGAATAAGCGTTATAATCCTAAATCTAATGCTGTTTTAAAACCCATTGATATTGCGGCGGAAACTATCCTCAAAGCTGAGTCAAGTGTATTTCACGGTGAAACCTTAGTTGTAGGGGTAGCAGCAGAAGTTTTTAGACTCATGGATCGCGTTCATGCTTCCACTGCGGAAGGACGTTGGGTAATGAGTAAACGCGAGGAAGAAAGACAAGCTGTTTTGGATTTTGCCAAGTATTTTGTCATCGAAGTATTTGAGAAAGCATTTGCAGGCGATCGCGCGCGTTTAGCAGGTCGTCAACTCAACTTAATTCGTGATACTTGTGAGTTTCTTTACCGTTTAGAAGATGACAAAGAAAATGCAGCTAAAGAGGATAAAAACCCTGAATCTGATGATGATTAA
- a CDS encoding ABC transporter permease — MNWWQRLQKNPLAQFGAILLLIFYLAVIAADFIAPYDPYTSQPNGSLLPPTKIYWVSKTSGKFIGPHVYPTTQGNTDLETGDRQLIVDDKKPSPVRFFVSGPEYRLLQLSLPLPPKWEETTIIPGIPLNWHLFGADNGAKLNILGTDEQGRDQFSRLLHGGRISMFIGIIGVVITFPLGLLIGGISGYFGGWTDSIIMRIAEVLMTFPSIYLLVTLGAVLPAGLTSSQRFLLIVLITSVISWAGLARVIRGQVLSIKEREFVQAARAMGGKPIYIILRHVLPQTATYVIISATLAVPSFIGSEAILSLIGLGIQQPDPSWGNMLSLASNASILVLQPWLIWPPAVLIILTVLAFNLLGDGLRDALDPRSLRR, encoded by the coding sequence ATGAATTGGTGGCAAAGACTTCAGAAAAATCCTTTAGCGCAATTTGGGGCTATTTTACTTTTAATATTTTATTTGGCGGTGATTGCGGCTGATTTTATCGCTCCATACGACCCTTACACTTCTCAACCGAATGGTTCGCTATTACCGCCAACTAAGATTTATTGGGTTTCAAAAACATCAGGTAAGTTTATCGGCCCCCACGTTTATCCCACAACACAAGGTAATACAGACTTAGAAACAGGCGATCGCCAACTCATTGTAGACGATAAAAAGCCCTCACCTGTGCGTTTCTTTGTCTCTGGGCCAGAATACCGACTGTTACAGCTAAGTTTACCCCTACCCCCCAAGTGGGAAGAAACCACAATTATCCCCGGTATCCCCTTAAATTGGCATTTATTCGGTGCAGATAATGGGGCAAAACTCAACATCTTAGGTACGGACGAACAAGGCCGCGACCAATTTAGCCGCCTCCTACATGGTGGACGCATTAGTATGTTTATCGGCATTATTGGGGTGGTAATTACTTTTCCCCTCGGTTTGCTAATAGGGGGAATTTCCGGCTATTTCGGTGGTTGGACGGACAGCATTATTATGCGGATTGCAGAAGTGCTGATGACTTTCCCCAGTATTTATCTGTTAGTTACCTTGGGGGCAGTTTTACCGGCTGGTTTAACTAGCAGTCAGCGATTTTTACTCATAGTTTTGATCACCTCTGTAATTAGCTGGGCTGGGTTAGCCAGGGTAATTCGTGGACAAGTGCTGTCAATCAAAGAACGAGAATTTGTCCAAGCCGCCAGGGCTATGGGTGGTAAGCCAATATATATTATTCTGCGTCATGTTCTGCCGCAAACTGCTACTTATGTAATTATCTCTGCTACTTTGGCGGTTCCTAGCTTTATCGGTTCAGAAGCAATACTCAGTCTCATCGGTTTAGGCATCCAACAACCAGACCCATCTTGGGGTAATATGCTATCTCTAGCTAGCAATGCTTCCATATTAGTGCTGCAACCTTGGTTAATTTGGCCGCCAGCCGTGTTAATTATTTTGACAGTTTTAGCTTTTAATTTACTCGGTGATGGCCTTAGGGATGCCCTTGATCCTCGGAGTTTACGCCGCTAG
- a CDS encoding PDDEXK nuclease domain-containing protein, which produces MNNPISDDYRNLLVEVKQRIRSAQYEALKAVNKELIALYWDIGKMIVTQQQEADWGKSVVEQLAKDLQTEFPGISGFSTRNMWNMRSFYIAYSQNEKLQPLVAEIGWTHNIVILEKCKDDLEREFYLRMTRKFGWTKNVLIHQIENQTYEKTLLNQTNFNQTVPAEIRNQLKLAVKDEYTFDFLELADEHSERQLEQAILARVEPFLQEMGGRFTFVGSQYRLEIGDQEFFIDLLLYHRQLKCLVAVELKTGEFLPEYVGKMQFYLAALDDLSRLPDENLSIGIILCKSKNKTIVEYALRESNKPIGVATYKVFSSLPQDLRNQLPAPEQVAKLLEGVE; this is translated from the coding sequence ATGAATAACCCCATTTCAGACGATTACAGAAATTTACTAGTAGAAGTTAAACAACGCATTCGTTCTGCTCAATATGAAGCACTGAAGGCAGTAAATAAAGAACTTATTGCCCTCTACTGGGATATTGGAAAGATGATTGTTACCCAACAGCAGGAAGCAGACTGGGGTAAATCTGTAGTGGAACAGTTAGCAAAAGACTTACAAACAGAGTTTCCTGGTATTAGCGGATTTTCTACTCGTAATATGTGGAATATGCGAAGCTTTTATATCGCGTATAGCCAAAATGAAAAACTGCAACCATTAGTTGCAGAAATTGGATGGACTCACAATATAGTCATTTTAGAGAAGTGCAAAGATGACCTAGAACGAGAATTTTACCTCAGAATGACTCGTAAATTTGGTTGGACAAAGAATGTTTTGATTCACCAAATCGAAAATCAAACTTATGAAAAAACTCTTCTAAACCAGACAAATTTTAACCAAACCGTACCAGCAGAGATTCGTAATCAATTAAAACTAGCTGTTAAAGATGAATATACTTTTGATTTCCTAGAACTAGCGGATGAACATAGCGAACGGCAACTAGAACAAGCGATTTTAGCCAGAGTTGAACCATTCCTGCAAGAAATGGGGGGTAGATTTACTTTTGTTGGTAGTCAGTATCGCTTAGAAATTGGTGATCAGGAATTTTTTATTGATTTATTGCTTTATCATCGGCAATTAAAGTGTTTAGTTGCTGTTGAGTTAAAAACTGGAGAATTTTTACCTGAGTATGTAGGAAAAATGCAGTTTTATTTAGCAGCGTTGGATGATTTATCTCGACTACCAGATGAAAATCTATCAATTGGGATTATTCTTTGTAAATCTAAGAACAAAACTATTGTTGAATATGCACTGAGAGAATCCAATAAGCCAATTGGCGTGGCAACTTACAAAGTATTTTCTTCATTACCTCAAGACTTAAGAAATCAACTTCCTGCTCCTGAGCAAGTGGCAAAACTTTTAGAAGGAGTGGAGTAA
- the cas3 gene encoding type I-D CRISPR-associated helicase Cas3', translating to MSESYKITLKSVYSQTVPTPDGVQIPENWSLSWHQAATLQALRNPNIDVVFNTAMTGDGKSLAAYLEVLQGEFSAIGLYPTNELARDQEIQIQGYIEVFKPENQPRVVRLSGADLEVYAENEGLKKGQAIGTLTSQREALLTNPDIFHYLHRGAYIIRSDSPDKLWGKIDKDFDLFIFDEFHVFAAPQIASVINTMLLIRCTNRRKKFLFLSATPDSNLIDRLKLAGFRCQEINPIAQEKYQFPDNPELEQQLKTQGWRQVARTISLDFIPLEPSFKASEVWLKENSNLILEQFQQYPGSKGAIILNSIAAVKRLTPFFQEILQPHGLQVGENTGLSGKAEKERSLSADLVLGTSTIDVGVDFKINFLIFESSDAGNFIQRLGRLGRHDGYEKDGAKIKFQNFTAFALVPNFLVERLFSGDTPPLEVNKICDRPTFHKIIADKYRQINDFRGYYKRWGAVQSFYLCWQLGDRTIKQQYAQSREQLLKACEEVFDTSLKSVAGRVAGWAKDWQALSGKQGNPIGDDAASFRGSSPLQCGLYDLTEENEADRFKTYDLPGILGNLEIEVWTEAAFTRTLKETAARTGQPIAKGRFAHCLAFMKLRSYREERVNWKFTYSGDLQPIADAWKVQVLTGVEIWQPENYWIGEINKRLKKEGLVCYVLRRPVAEVRMRLRLPMHFQIYPISDRYSFHDTTAPYSIAFGHSALLLDTLAYTFKSKGDEIWIA from the coding sequence ATGTCCGAAAGTTACAAAATTACTCTCAAGTCCGTTTATTCTCAAACCGTCCCCACACCTGATGGGGTGCAAATACCTGAAAATTGGTCACTATCTTGGCATCAAGCCGCAACTTTACAAGCACTACGCAATCCCAATATTGACGTAGTGTTCAATACTGCAATGACAGGCGATGGTAAAAGCTTGGCTGCATATTTAGAAGTTCTCCAGGGTGAATTTTCTGCAATTGGACTTTACCCAACTAATGAATTAGCCCGTGATCAAGAAATACAAATTCAGGGATATATAGAAGTATTCAAACCAGAAAATCAACCCCGTGTAGTTAGATTGAGTGGGGCTGATTTAGAAGTTTATGCAGAAAATGAGGGATTGAAAAAAGGTCAAGCAATTGGTACTCTCACTAGCCAAAGAGAAGCGTTATTAACAAACCCAGATATTTTCCATTATTTACATAGAGGGGCTTACATAATTCGTAGCGACAGTCCCGATAAACTCTGGGGAAAAATAGACAAGGATTTTGACTTATTTATTTTTGATGAATTTCACGTTTTCGCAGCACCACAAATAGCTAGTGTAATTAACACGATGTTGTTAATTCGCTGTACAAATCGCCGGAAGAAGTTTCTATTTCTTTCTGCGACACCAGATAGTAATTTAATTGATAGGCTAAAACTAGCAGGATTTCGCTGTCAAGAAATCAACCCAATTGCACAAGAAAAATATCAATTTCCTGACAATCCAGAATTAGAACAGCAACTTAAAACTCAAGGATGGCGACAAGTTGCGCGGACAATATCATTGGATTTTATTCCTTTAGAGCCGAGTTTTAAAGCCTCAGAAGTTTGGTTAAAGGAAAATAGTAATTTAATTTTAGAGCAGTTTCAGCAATATCCAGGAAGTAAAGGCGCAATTATTCTTAACTCAATTGCAGCAGTAAAACGGTTGACTCCATTTTTTCAAGAAATTTTACAGCCTCATGGATTACAAGTAGGAGAAAATACAGGGTTATCAGGAAAGGCGGAAAAAGAGCGGAGTTTGTCGGCTGATTTAGTTTTAGGAACCAGCACAATTGATGTCGGGGTTGATTTTAAAATCAATTTTTTAATTTTTGAATCCTCGGATGCTGGTAACTTTATTCAACGCTTGGGACGCTTGGGTAGGCATGACGGTTATGAAAAAGATGGTGCAAAAATTAAGTTTCAAAATTTTACAGCGTTTGCTTTAGTTCCTAACTTTTTGGTAGAACGCTTATTTTCGGGAGATACACCACCTTTAGAGGTGAATAAGATTTGCGATCGCCCGACTTTTCATAAGATTATCGCGGATAAATATCGCCAAATCAATGATTTTCGTGGCTATTATAAACGTTGGGGTGCAGTACAGTCATTTTACTTGTGTTGGCAATTAGGCGATCGCACCATTAAACAACAGTACGCCCAAAGCCGAGAACAGTTGCTAAAAGCCTGTGAGGAAGTATTTGACACCAGTTTAAAATCTGTAGCTGGACGTGTTGCAGGATGGGCAAAAGATTGGCAAGCACTATCAGGTAAACAGGGAAATCCCATTGGTGATGATGCTGCTAGTTTTCGCGGTTCGAGTCCTTTGCAATGTGGTTTGTATGATTTAACGGAAGAAAACGAAGCAGACAGATTTAAAACCTACGATTTACCTGGAATTTTAGGTAATTTAGAAATCGAAGTGTGGACGGAAGCGGCATTTACACGGACACTTAAGGAAACCGCAGCGCGTACCGGACAACCCATAGCTAAAGGTAGATTTGCTCACTGTCTAGCATTTATGAAGTTGCGTTCCTACCGTGAGGAAAGGGTGAACTGGAAATTTACCTACTCTGGCGACTTGCAGCCAATTGCTGATGCTTGGAAAGTTCAAGTTTTAACGGGTGTGGAAATTTGGCAACCTGAAAACTATTGGATTGGGGAAATCAACAAACGACTGAAGAAGGAAGGTTTAGTCTGTTATGTGCTGCGCCGTCCTGTGGCAGAAGTGCGGATGCGGCTAAGGCTACCGATGCACTTTCAGATTTACCCAATTAGCGATCGCTACAGTTTTCATGATACGACAGCACCTTATTCCATAGCTTTTGGTCATTCTGCGTTGTTGCTGGACACTTTGGCATACACCTTTAAAAGTAAAGGAGATGAAATATGGATTGCTTGA
- the cas7d gene encoding type I-D CRISPR-associated protein Cas7/Csc2 codes for MALLKTVDSQLFQSEIPYKPMGKYAHFLTIRITESYPLFQTDGELNKARVRAGIKDKTTISRLSMFKRKQSTPERLVGRELLRKYELVKPEDCEYNVNFAMDNPDCIIYGFAIGDSGSEKSKVVVDTAFSITAFDESHETFTLNAPFENGTMASKGENGSKPGEVTSRINQQDHIRPQVFFPSIVTLKDPTEASFLYVFNNIIRTRHYGAQTTRTGRVRNELIGVVFADGEITSNLRWTQAIYDQMQTNNSLKSPDPLDEDEVTNAAKNAIETLMSEEFIVHTDFIGDAFEPLLKEVKSLTANEAGIKSILQKADVEAKAYASKHISKKKTAAKAGKE; via the coding sequence ATGGCATTGCTCAAAACTGTTGATTCCCAACTATTTCAATCTGAAATTCCTTATAAACCAATGGGAAAATATGCCCATTTTCTCACAATTCGCATCACCGAATCTTACCCTTTATTTCAGACAGATGGCGAATTAAATAAAGCCAGAGTTAGAGCCGGGATTAAAGATAAGACAACAATTAGTCGTTTGTCCATGTTCAAACGCAAACAGTCTACCCCAGAACGTTTAGTAGGACGGGAATTATTACGTAAATATGAATTAGTGAAACCAGAAGATTGCGAATATAACGTTAACTTCGCAATGGATAATCCTGATTGTATTATTTATGGTTTTGCTATTGGTGATTCTGGTTCAGAAAAATCAAAAGTTGTTGTAGATACAGCATTTTCAATTACTGCTTTCGATGAATCTCACGAAACATTCACCCTTAACGCCCCCTTTGAAAATGGCACAATGGCTTCTAAGGGAGAAAATGGTTCAAAACCCGGTGAAGTTACTAGCCGAATTAACCAACAAGACCACATCAGACCACAAGTATTCTTCCCCAGTATTGTCACCCTCAAAGACCCCACAGAAGCTAGTTTCCTCTATGTTTTTAATAACATCATAAGGACTCGTCATTATGGCGCGCAAACAACCCGCACAGGTAGGGTAAGAAATGAGTTAATTGGTGTTGTCTTTGCTGATGGCGAAATTACCAGTAATCTACGCTGGACTCAAGCTATATATGACCAGATGCAGACTAATAATTCTTTAAAATCTCCTGATCCTTTGGATGAAGATGAAGTAACTAATGCTGCTAAAAATGCCATTGAAACTTTGATGTCTGAAGAATTTATTGTCCATACTGACTTTATAGGTGATGCTTTCGAGCCTCTGTTAAAAGAAGTGAAAAGTCTCACGGCGAATGAAGCAGGAATTAAAAGCATCTTGCAAAAGGCTGATGTAGAGGCTAAAGCTTACGCAAGTAAGCATATTAGTAAAAAGAAAACTGCTGCAAAAGCGGGGAAAGAGTGA
- a CDS encoding WYL domain-containing protein: MSRKGQSITLSVSERDKAELENLALEFGMMWGDRPNISKLIEAIARHHLTIGKNHDWSESRIRALDRAMRVLADIGQNEQAQIIAKLLLERSELPIPLRPDIENFLGNLPPQWRLEIDRYILRQQPFQLSYQDARHHVWNFNVRYAEVNLHEKRQYLDCWSEETEGNLDVAELRHNWSLRLDRIQDAAVLPVTGEWLSGLAEIDVEIHLLGNLGFAYQAKPEDIVNEWLPDTKRVRRVVRRVSSTFWFIREIMQYTPDCVIIAPENVRSLLKQKLLTLCQLYDIETRS, encoded by the coding sequence ATGAGTCGCAAAGGTCAGTCTATAACGCTATCGGTATCAGAACGGGATAAAGCTGAGTTAGAAAACTTGGCTCTGGAATTTGGTATGATGTGGGGCGATCGCCCGAACATCTCCAAGTTGATAGAAGCGATCGCTCGTCATCATTTGACTATTGGTAAAAATCACGACTGGTCAGAATCGCGTATCCGTGCGCTTGACCGAGCAATGAGAGTATTAGCAGACATCGGGCAAAATGAGCAAGCGCAGATAATTGCAAAATTATTACTTGAACGTAGTGAACTACCAATACCTCTACGTCCCGACATCGAAAATTTTTTAGGAAACCTACCCCCGCAGTGGCGTTTAGAAATAGACCGTTACATCTTACGCCAGCAGCCGTTTCAACTGAGTTATCAAGATGCTAGACATCACGTCTGGAATTTCAATGTCCGTTACGCCGAAGTTAACCTTCATGAAAAGCGTCAATATCTTGATTGCTGGTCTGAAGAGACTGAGGGTAACTTGGATGTGGCAGAATTACGGCACAATTGGAGTCTACGTTTAGATAGGATACAAGATGCTGCGGTATTACCTGTTACTGGTGAATGGCTTTCGGGGTTAGCAGAGATAGATGTAGAAATACATTTATTAGGTAATTTAGGTTTTGCTTATCAAGCCAAACCAGAAGATATTGTCAATGAATGGCTACCAGATACAAAACGAGTGCGGCGAGTTGTCAGGCGTGTCTCTAGTACCTTTTGGTTTATTCGAGAAATTATGCAATATACCCCCGATTGTGTGATTATAGCGCCTGAGAATGTGCGATCGCTCCTCAAACAAAAACTCCTCACCCTCTGCCAGTTGTATGACATCGAAACCAGGAGTTAA